A genomic segment from Nicotiana sylvestris chromosome 1, ASM39365v2, whole genome shotgun sequence encodes:
- the LOC138874444 gene encoding uncharacterized protein, with the protein MPSIVYASYARKVWNDFQERFDCSNLTRIYHLWTEIATMRQGTDSVTSYYTKMKDLWEELDVLAPLSCCDCEEARTSIELLKSQRLLQFLMGLNESYSNVRSNILARRPVVTVNEAYAIVTQEKSQRSLGVVDTHKDPLTMLAGKTQGFKPRGPGMICE; encoded by the coding sequence ATGCCAAGTATTGTCTATGCATCATATGCGAGGAAAGTGTGGAATGATTTTCAGGAGAGATTTGATTGCTCAAACTTGACGAGAATTTACCATCTCTGGACTGAAATAGCAACAATGAGGCAAGGAACGGATTCAGTAACAAGTTACTACACGAAAATGAAGGATTTGTGGGAAGAATTGGATGTGTTGGCTCCTTTATCATGTTGTGATTGTGAGGAAGCGAGGACATCTATTGAACTCCTGAAGTCACAACGTTTACTGCAATTCCTTATGGGATTGAATGAAAGTTACAGTAACGTAAGAAGCAATATACTTGCTAGGAGACCAGTGGTGACAGTAAATGAAGCTTATGCGATTGTCACACAGGAAAAGAGCCAGAGATCACTTGGTGTTGTGGACACTCACAAAGATCCATTAACTATGCTTGCAGGAAAAACGCAAGGGTTCAAACCAAGAGGACCAGGGATGATATGTGAATAG
- the LOC104243428 gene encoding pentatricopeptide repeat-containing protein At1g14470: protein MSHLNTAALKATKLNHLKQLHAQLFQNSLYPDNYWVAQLINLCTRLHAPPTYVRRVFDSVDQPNVFVFTNILKFYSQLGAHAEVLYLFDKMQKYNVTPDAFVYPILIKAAGKCGVVFHANCIKLGHEWDRFTRNAIMDMYGKFGPLEIARELFDEMTERAVADWNAMISGYWNWGNEAEARSLFDLMPEKNVVTWTAMVTGYSRRKDLENARRYFNQMPERNVVSWNAMLTGYAQNGSVEEVIRLFNEMVSCGVRPDETTWVTVISSYSSLGDASLAEALVKMINEKGVRLNCFAKTALLDMYAKCGNLAMARKIFDELGTYKNLVTWNAMISAYARVGDLASARELFDTMPEKNVISWNSIIAGYAQNGQSKVAIDLFKDMIEKDMLPDEVTMVSVISACGHLGALEFGNWAVNFLEKHQITLSISGYNALIFMYSKCGSMKDAKKVFQSMETRDVVSYNTLITGFAAYGNGIEVVDLLCKMKKGNIEPDRITYIGVLTACSHGGLLEEGRRIFNSIKDPDSDHYACMVDLLGRNGKLDEAKCLIKSMPTRPHAGVYGSLLHASRVHKRIDLGEFAAKKLFEIEPENSGNYVLLSNIYASARRWEDVDRVRGLMKIGGVMKTTGWSWIEHEGEMHKFIVGDRSHVQSEDIYRVLAETKKKMRLAGYMADKSCVLKDVEEEEMEEMVGTHSEKLAVAFALLVTEPCSVIRVVKNLRICRDCHTAIKIISKLEGREIIVRDNNRFHCFSKGQCSCKDYW from the coding sequence ATGTCACACTTGAACACGGCAGCACTAAAAGCGACCAAACTAAACCACTTGAAACAGCTTCATGCACAGCTCTTTCAAAACTCCCTTTACCCCGACAACTACTGGGTGGCGCAGCTCATCAATCTCTGCACGCGCCTCCACGCTCCACCCACATACGTTCGCCGAGTTTTCGACTCGGTCGACCAACCCAATGTCTTCGTTTTCACCAACATTCTCAAGTTCTACTCCCAATTGGGTGCCCACGCTGAGGTACTCTATCTGTTTGACAAAATGCAGAAATACAATGTAACCCCTGATGCGTTTGTATATCCCATTCTCATCAAAGCAGCTGGAAAATGCGGCGTTGTGTTCCATGCTAATTGTATTAAATTGGGTCATGAGTGGGATAGGTTCACTCGCAACGCGATTATGGATATGTATGGAAAATTTGGGCCTTTGGAGATTGCTCGGGAACTGTTTGATGAAATGACCGAGAGAGCTGTTGCGGATTGGAATGCTATGATTTCGGGGTATTGGAATTGGGGGAATGAGGCTGAAGCGAGGAGTTTGTTTGATTTGATGCCTGAGAAGAATGTGGTTACTTGGACTGCAATGGTTACTGGGTATTCGAGGAGGAAAGATTTGGAGAACGCTCGAAGGTACTTCAATCAAATGCCGGAGAGAAATGTTGTGTCGTGGAATGCAATGCTGACGGGGTATGCTCAAAATGGGTCAGTTGAAGAAGTTATAAGGTTGTTTAATGAGATGGTGAGTTGTGGGGTTCGCCCTGATGAAACTACATGGGTTACTGTCATCTCTTCTTATTCTTCGCTTGGTGATGCTAGCCTCGCCGAGGCCCTTGTCAAGATGATAAATGAGAAGGGTGTTCGCTTAAATTGTTTTGCAAAGACTGCGCTACTTGACATGTATGCTAAGTGTGGGAACCTTGCCATGGCTAGGAAGATCTTTGATGAATTAGGTACATATAAGAACTTAGTTACATGGAATGCAATGATTTCGGCGTATGCAAGAGTTGGTGATTTGGCTTCTGCAAGAGAACTCTTTGATACGATGCCTGAGAAGAATGTCATCTCTTGGAATTCAATTATAGCTGGTTATGCTCAAAATGGGCAATCAAAAGTGGCTATTGACCTTTTCAAAGATATGATAGAAAAAGATATGCTGCCAGATGAAGTCACCATGGTTAGTGTGATCTCTGCCTGCGGTCACCTTGGGGCTTTAGAATTTGGCAATTGGGCAGTGAATTTCCTGGAAAAGCATCAAATCACGTTGAGCATTTCAGGGTACAATGCTCTAATTTTCATGTACTCCAAGTGTGGAAGTATGAAAGATGCGAAGAAAGTATTTCAATCAATGGAAACCAGAGATGTAGTTTCCTATAACACATTGATTACAGGTTTTGCAGCTTATGGCAATGGGATTGAGGTTGTTGATCTGTTGTGcaagatgaagaaaggaaatattgaACCAGATCGAATAACATATATTGGGGTACTAACAGCTTGCAGTCATGGTGGACTGCTAGAAGAAGGTCGAAGGATATTTAACTCAATCAAAGATCCAGACTCTGATCATTATGCGTGCATGGTTGATTTATTAGGTAGAAATGGTAAACTAGACGAAGCAAAATGTTTGATAAAAAGTATGCCAACTCGTCCACACGCAGGTGTATATGGGTCCCTTTTACATGCTAGTCGAGTTCACAAAAGGATAGACCTTGGAGAATTTGCTGCTAAAAAGCTCTTTGAAATAGAACCAGAAAATTCAGGTAATTATGTTTTGCTTTCGAACATATATGCCTCAGCAAGAAGATGGGAAGATGTAGATCGGGTGAGAGGGTTGATGAAAATTGGAGGAGTAATGAAGACAACTGGATGGAGTTGGATTGAACACGAGGGTGAGATGCACAAGTTTATAGTGGGTGATAGGTCACACGTGCAATCAGAAGATATTTATAGAGTGCTGGCTGAAACAAAAAAGAAGATGAGGCTAGCTGGATACATGGCTGATAAGAGCTGTGTTTTAAAAGacgttgaagaagaagagatgGAGGAGATGGTAGGGACCCATAGCGAGAAGTTGGCTGTGGCTTTTGCACTTCTTGTTACTGAACCATGTTCGGTCATAAGGGTGGTGAAGAACCTCAGGATATGTAGGGATTGCCACACAGCAATCAAAATCATTTCAAAGTTGGAGGGGAGAGAGATTATTGTAAGGGATAATAATCGATTCCACTGCTTCAGTAAAGGGCAGTGTTCTTGTAAAGACTATTGGTAG
- the LOC104243427 gene encoding PHD finger protein Alfin1-like, with product MENPVPRTVEEVFNDFKGRRAGLIKALTVDVEKFYQQCDPEKENLCLYGLPSETWEVNLPVEEVPPELPEPALGINFARDGMQEKDWLSLVAVHSDSWLLSVAFYFGARFGFGKSERKRLFQMINDLPTVFEVVTGAAKQAHDAAHNNSSKSKSSGKSRQPEPQPKAVKISPPKMEDESGEEEEEEDDEQGATLCGACGDNYATDEFWICCDICERWFHGKCVKITPAKAEHIKQYKCPSCSSKRARV from the exons ATGGAAAATCCGGTACCTAGGACTGTAGAAGAAGTATTCAACGATTTCAAAGGTCGTAGAGCTGGTTTAATTAAAGCACTTACCGTAG ATGTTGAGAAGTTTTATCAGCAGTGTGATCCTG AAAAGGAGAACTTGTGTCTCTATGGGCTTCCTAGTGAGACGTGGGAAGTAAACCTCCCTGTGGAAGAGGTGCCTCCAGAACTTCCGGAGCCAGCATTAGGCATAAATTTTGCACGTGATGGAATGCAAGAGAAAGACTGGTTATCACTTGTTGCTGTTCACAGTGATTCATGGTTGCTTTCTGTTGCGTTCTACTTTGGTGCACGGTTTGGGTTCGGCAAGAGTGAAAG GAAGAGGCTTTTCCAAATGATAAATGATCTGCCAACAGTATTTGAGGTTGTAACCGGAGCTGCTAAGCAGGCACATGATGCCGCTCACAATAATAGCAGCAAAAGCAAATCAAGTGGAAAG TCTCGACAGCCAGAACCCCAACCCAAGGCAGTAAAGATATCTCCACCTAAAATGGAGGATGAAAGTggggaggaggaagaagaagaagatgatgaacaaGGGGCAACTCTCTGTGGAGCTTGTGGTGATAATTACGCCACTGATGAATTCTGGATTTGCTGTGATATTTGCGAGAGATGGTTCCATGGCAAATGTGTGAAGATTACTCCAGCAAAAGCTGAACACATCAAGCAGTATAAGTGTCCTAGTTGCAGTAGCAAGAGAGCTAGAGTTTAA
- the LOC104243426 gene encoding NAC domain-containing protein 35-like, whose amino-acid sequence MAIVPFTSIIMSQSQQDDTIDNINNTIKDDDDDHEHDMVMPGFRFHPTEEELVEFYLRRKVEGKRFNVELITFLDLYRYDPWELPALASIGEKEWYFYVPRDRKYRNGDRPNRVTTSGYWKATGADRMIRSENSRSIGLKKTLVFYSGKAPKGIRTSWIMNEYRLPQHETERLQKAEISLCRVHKRSGVEDHPSLPRSLPTTRASSSSSSRGTTNSIKKQHHQQVVQNSLISPYVAGQTSQQQIDEKLSTETSASSTSTDHHHHHHVATSLGLNSLSNSYNSIALDPMARDTVTSALLTTSSSLSPFASLVSQSSTGAVVDDLHKLINLDQQVVFHNQNFHNNPINHIPAVASQQFLQPQVLPQHAQPQSLLFQGSLQSSSSSFSDRLWEWSSIQTDANCKDYQPNNPFR is encoded by the exons ATGGCAATTGTCCCATTTACAAGCATCATCATGAGCCAAAGCCAACAAGATGACACCATCGACAACATTAACAACACCATtaaagatgatgatgatgatcatGAACATGACATGGTCATGCCTGGTTTTCGTTTCCACCCTACTGAAGAAGAACTTGTAGAGTTTTATCTTCGCCGTAAGGTTGAAGGCAAGCGTTTTAATGTTGAACTCATCACTTTTCTTGATCTTTATCGCTATGACCCTTGGGAGCTTCCTG CGTTGGCATCAATTGGAGAGAAGGAATGGTATTTCTATGTACCAAGAGATCGGAAGTACAGAAATGGGGACAGGCCTAATAGGGTGACAACTTCAGGTTACTGGAAAGCTACTGGAGCTGATAGAATGATTCGAAGCGAGAATTCGCGGTCGATTGGCCTGAAAAAGACATTGGTTTTCTACTCCGGCAAAGCTCCTAAGGGGATTAGAACTAGTTGGATTATGAATGAATATCGTCTGCCACAGCATGAGACTGAACGCCTACAAAAG GCTGAAATTTCACTGTGTCGTGTCCATAAAAGATCTGGAGTAGAAGACCATCCATCTCTCCCTCGATCACTTCCCACAACAAGagcatcatcttcttcttcctcaagaggGACAACTAATTCAATCAAGAAACAACACCATCAACAAGTAGTACAAAATTCATTGATCTCACCATATGTAGCAGGTCAAACCTCCCAACAGCAAATTGATGAAAAATTGAGTACTGAAACAAGTGCAAGCAGTACTAGCACTGATCACCACCATCATCATCACGTCGCTACATCTCTCGGCCTCAATTCCCTTTCAAATTCTTACAATTCCATCGCGTTAGACCCCATGGCTAGGGACACAGTCACTTCAGCCCTCCTTACAACATCCAGCTCCTTATCGCCTTTTGCTTCGTTAGTCTCACAGAGTAGTACTGGTGCTGTAGTCGATGATCTCCACAAACTAATCAACTTAGATCAGCAGGTCGTGTTTCATAATCAGAATTTTCATAATAATCCCATTAACCATATTCCTGCTGTTGCATCCCAGCAATTTTTGCAGCCACAAGTATTACCACAACATGCGCAGCCTCAATCTTTATTGTTCCAAGGATCTCTTCAGTCGTCCTCGTCGTCTTTTTCAGACAGATTATGGGAATGGAGTTCAATTCAAACTGATGCAAACTGTAAAGACTACCAACCCAATAACCCCTTCAG ATGA